In a genomic window of Actinomycetota bacterium:
- a CDS encoding condensation domain-containing protein, whose amino-acid sequence MTTYSPAVQRVPFNVVDEAIHLLNSEAEPWSVHVEVRVEGSLEQDRLRSAVARALDAHPMARARKSATERRAEHRFYWEITPEAELDPLGVIDCPNDHALAAARVDLQSLRVPLAESPPLRMRLARHPQGDVVMLNVNHAASDAFGAVRLLRSVARAYAGEEDPVPDIDPLRARSLRGLVGTDDAPTKARRAALLAEKLRDLAFPPARVAADEGSPRPGYGFHHVSFDQDRTKALVDLELPGTVNDVLLAALHLAIAAWNRDHGVATNRIGVMVPINMRPNAWREEIVGNLLLPVRVSADRGDRASLRRLLTTIVLQTRRIKEGGTAGALMEVLGRSPALPLGAKEATSPLLRLTGPRLLDTALLSNLARLEDPPNFGPQAGDTVEVWFSAPARMPLGLSIGVVTVAGKMHLVFRYRHPLFGPDAARRFAERYDSALEMFLSM is encoded by the coding sequence ATGACCACCTACTCCCCGGCCGTTCAGCGGGTCCCGTTCAACGTGGTGGATGAGGCGATCCACCTGCTCAACTCCGAAGCCGAACCGTGGAGCGTCCACGTCGAGGTCCGCGTCGAGGGTTCGCTGGAACAAGACCGGCTGCGCTCGGCGGTTGCGCGAGCTTTGGACGCCCACCCGATGGCGCGCGCCCGCAAGTCGGCGACCGAGCGTCGGGCCGAGCACCGCTTCTACTGGGAGATCACCCCCGAAGCGGAGCTCGACCCCCTCGGGGTGATCGATTGCCCCAACGACCATGCGTTGGCCGCAGCCCGGGTCGACCTACAGAGCCTGCGTGTCCCCTTGGCGGAGTCACCGCCGCTGCGGATGCGGCTGGCCCGCCATCCGCAGGGCGACGTCGTCATGCTCAACGTCAACCACGCTGCGAGCGACGCCTTCGGTGCGGTGCGGCTCCTGCGGTCGGTCGCCCGCGCCTACGCGGGCGAAGAAGACCCGGTCCCCGACATCGACCCGCTGCGGGCCCGCAGTCTCCGCGGGCTCGTGGGGACCGACGACGCGCCGACCAAGGCCCGTCGCGCTGCTCTGCTGGCCGAGAAGCTCCGGGACCTGGCGTTCCCTCCGGCCAGGGTCGCCGCAGACGAGGGCTCACCCCGCCCCGGCTACGGCTTCCACCACGTCAGCTTCGACCAGGACAGGACCAAGGCGCTGGTCGACCTCGAGCTGCCGGGGACCGTCAACGACGTTCTGCTGGCTGCGCTGCACCTGGCCATCGCCGCATGGAACCGGGACCACGGTGTCGCCACCAACCGCATCGGCGTGATGGTCCCCATCAATATGCGGCCAAACGCGTGGCGCGAAGAGATCGTGGGCAACCTGCTGCTGCCGGTGCGGGTGTCAGCCGATCGCGGCGACCGTGCGAGCCTGCGGCGCCTGCTCACGACGATCGTGCTGCAGACCCGACGGATCAAGGAGGGTGGGACCGCTGGCGCGCTGATGGAGGTGCTGGGTCGCTCGCCGGCGCTTCCGCTGGGTGCCAAGGAGGCGACCTCGCCGCTCCTGCGTCTGACCGGCCCCCGTCTGCTCGACACCGCGCTGCTGTCCAACCTGGCCCGGTTGGAGGATCCCCCCAACTTCGGGCCGCAGGCTGGTGACACCGTCGAGGTCTGGTTCTCGGCGCCAGCGAGGATGCCGCTCGGCCTGTCGATCGGGGTGGTGACCGTCGCCGGGAAGATGCACCTGGTCTTCCGGTACCGCCATCCCCTGTTCGGCCCCGATGCGGCGCGACGGTTCGCCGAGCGCTACGACTCCGCCCTGGAGATGTTCCTGTCGATGTGA
- the bfr gene encoding bacterioferritin codes for MQGDERVIDFLNEHLTAELTIISQYFLNAKMLENWGLPGLAKVFRDISFEEMRDAENLIDRILYLEGHPNLQRLDTIRVGEDPREQIELALDCERGAIQRLRSGVELCVEVGDHGTRELVAEMLTEEEAHTDFLESQLDVIDRVGLPNFLAAYVRSD; via the coding sequence ATGCAAGGTGACGAGCGGGTCATCGACTTCCTCAACGAACACCTCACCGCCGAGCTCACCATCATCAGCCAGTACTTCCTCAACGCCAAGATGCTCGAGAACTGGGGGTTGCCCGGCCTCGCGAAGGTCTTCCGCGACATCTCGTTCGAGGAGATGCGCGACGCGGAGAACCTGATCGACCGCATCCTGTACCTCGAAGGGCATCCCAACCTGCAGCGTCTGGACACGATCCGCGTGGGCGAGGATCCGCGGGAGCAGATCGAGTTGGCCCTCGACTGCGAGCGAGGTGCCATCCAACGACTCCGTAGTGGCGTCGAGCTGTGCGTCGAGGTCGGCGATCATGGGACGCGTGAGCTCGTGGCGGAGATGCTGACCGAAGAGGAGGCCCACACCGATTTCCTCGAGTCACAGCTGGACGTGATCGACCGTGTCGGTCTGCCGAACTTCCTGGCGGCGTACGTTCGCAGCGACTGA
- a CDS encoding TlpA family protein disulfide reductase, with translation MIVPTSHRRLRGAVAVLAALAATIALSGCSQSSASQPSAGNGLIDVGSRPEAPTDYRPRLLTDGQLGLADLRGDVVVLNFWASWCAPCREEQPDLNQVHAAYADRGVSFLGVVMKDNRSNAESYVAELGVPYDSLVDADGSYGASFGEVGPSALPATILVDHEGRVAARIFGRTTVEELSSLLDRLLAEQPAAS, from the coding sequence GTGATCGTCCCGACCTCACACCGACGACTGCGCGGTGCCGTGGCCGTCCTGGCAGCCCTGGCGGCGACGATCGCCTTGTCGGGGTGCTCTCAGTCCAGCGCGTCGCAGCCGTCGGCTGGCAACGGCCTGATCGACGTTGGGTCGCGGCCGGAGGCGCCCACGGACTACCGGCCGCGTCTGCTCACCGACGGCCAGCTCGGGCTCGCCGACCTGCGCGGCGACGTGGTGGTGCTGAACTTCTGGGCGTCGTGGTGCGCTCCGTGCCGCGAAGAGCAGCCGGACCTGAACCAGGTCCACGCCGCCTACGCCGATCGCGGGGTCAGCTTCCTCGGCGTGGTGATGAAGGACAACCGCAGCAACGCCGAGTCGTACGTGGCTGAGTTGGGGGTCCCCTACGACTCGCTGGTCGATGCGGACGGGTCGTACGGCGCGAGCTTCGGGGAGGTCGGCCCGTCCGCGCTCCCCGCCACGATCCTGGTCGACCATGAGGGGCGGGTGGCCGCCCGCATCTTCGGGCGGACGACCGTCGAGGAACTGTCATCGTTGCTGGACCGGCTTCTGGCCGAACAACCGGCCGCCAGCTGA